The Opitutaceae bacterium genome has a window encoding:
- a CDS encoding ferritin-like domain-containing protein encodes MAKIETLHDLFIEELKDLYSAETQLVKALPKMAKAASNEQLRAGFQEHLEQTKEHVSRLERIGEMLDVSLKGKKCLAMEGLVAEGKETISEDASEEVKDAALICAAQKVEHYEIAGYGTVRTFAEILGMDEARELLESTLEEESETDEKLTELALEINAKAAEAVDSEEEED; translated from the coding sequence ATGGCCAAGATCGAAACCCTACATGACCTGTTTATCGAAGAATTGAAGGACCTCTACAGTGCTGAGACGCAATTGGTCAAAGCCCTTCCCAAAATGGCGAAGGCCGCAAGTAACGAGCAGCTTCGCGCCGGGTTCCAGGAACACTTGGAACAAACAAAAGAACACGTTTCGCGTCTGGAGCGAATTGGCGAGATGCTTGACGTTTCACTCAAAGGCAAGAAATGCCTCGCCATGGAAGGGCTTGTAGCCGAAGGCAAGGAGACCATCTCGGAGGACGCATCCGAAGAGGTAAAGGACGCCGCCCTTATTTGCGCAGCCCAAAAGGTCGAGCACTATGAAATTGCCGGCTACGGTACGGTGCGCACGTTCGCCGAAATCCTTGGCATGGACGAAGCACGTGAACTCCTGGAGTCGACGCTTGAGGAGGAAAGCGAGACAGATGAGAAGCTCACCGAGCTCGCCTTGGAGATCAATGCCAAGGCAGCCGAGGCTGTTGACTCGGAAGAAGAGGAGGACTGA
- a CDS encoding DUF2934 domain-containing protein gives MANDYPTNETNSRHEEIARRAYELWEQEGRPHGTHERHWLNAERQVLGLAVSSGEPLLRAEPAKEGNPAYPSLSARDVMVEQNARNPVRVHPIPGRAAH, from the coding sequence ATGGCAAACGATTACCCTACGAACGAGACCAACTCTCGCCACGAAGAGATCGCCCGACGGGCATATGAACTCTGGGAACAGGAAGGCAGGCCTCACGGGACCCACGAGCGCCACTGGCTCAACGCAGAACGCCAGGTCCTCGGCCTCGCAGTTTCCTCGGGCGAGCCCCTGCTTCGCGCGGAACCCGCAAAGGAAGGCAATCCCGCCTACCCGTCGCTTTCCGCACGCGATGTCATGGTGGAACAGAACGCCCGCAACCCCGTTCGCGTTCACCCCATACCCGGTCGCGCCGCCCATTGA
- a CDS encoding ATP-binding protein produces MKRWYFVSGLTVILVLLMTLGGFSIWTSRALTHEIQLQISTDYDSIRALRELRTANTHINAAFLAEKNPHAFHAQLSTFEHERGVMLRSLDRVIVLAKEPNVLELVARLQALVNDYLRGFETLLTAPPRRVDALAEQQSVLAGKSSAIADVVEGIVKLNEIAIFQRRDRALNRGRQANLIALGLVFVSLGIYGFTSIRLTQGVYQPLARLRDSIIGLRERKFAEFVPVESTDELGQIAVAFNGMATEIRTYIAEQDERVVKANRISRAMLEALPKPIYIVNSDLGITLMNARAARLSDLLGVPSGLPSVVRRCIDEAAAKGVDVVSRDDLKQAVEVEWEVGEKGAQKTYFLPQVVRMRNDSGADEGWAVLLVDVTNLRRLDDAKTKAISTLGHEVKTPVTGIRMTLHLLLEEQLGPLTADQRELLQAGRDDCERLLAVLQALLELARFESGRAGIKLEPTPVNSVLEHAEAMHGSIVKLANRELRVESFPDELRVLADPMHASRVLGNFLSNAAKYSDPGTAVLVKASRRADGFVRFSVINRSLRGLTEAEQAKVFEPFYRRSGENAEGAGLGLTIAREIASLHGGRVGVWSEDTLVEFFLDLKEAIA; encoded by the coding sequence ATGAAGCGCTGGTACTTCGTCAGCGGCCTCACAGTAATCCTCGTCCTTTTGATGACGCTCGGCGGGTTCTCGATCTGGACCTCACGCGCACTCACCCATGAGATCCAGCTGCAGATCTCGACGGACTATGATTCCATCCGTGCCCTGCGGGAACTTCGTACGGCGAACACGCATATCAACGCCGCCTTCCTTGCGGAGAAAAACCCGCATGCCTTCCATGCCCAGTTGAGTACGTTCGAGCACGAACGTGGCGTCATGCTCAGGAGTTTGGATCGGGTCATCGTGCTTGCCAAGGAGCCGAACGTGCTCGAACTAGTCGCCCGCCTTCAGGCCCTCGTCAACGATTACCTTCGCGGGTTTGAAACACTCCTCACGGCGCCACCGCGCCGCGTCGACGCGCTTGCGGAGCAGCAATCTGTTCTGGCGGGAAAATCGAGCGCAATCGCGGACGTAGTCGAGGGCATTGTGAAGCTTAATGAGATTGCGATCTTTCAGCGCCGGGACCGTGCGCTCAACCGCGGGCGGCAGGCCAATCTCATCGCGCTTGGGTTGGTGTTTGTCTCTCTCGGGATCTACGGGTTCACGTCAATCCGCCTGACCCAGGGTGTGTATCAACCCCTCGCGCGCCTGCGTGACTCGATCATCGGGCTGCGTGAACGCAAGTTCGCCGAGTTTGTCCCCGTGGAGAGCACCGACGAACTGGGGCAGATTGCGGTCGCCTTTAACGGGATGGCGACGGAGATTCGCACCTACATCGCCGAGCAGGACGAGAGGGTGGTAAAGGCCAATCGAATCAGTCGGGCGATGCTGGAGGCGCTGCCCAAGCCGATCTACATCGTCAACAGCGACCTCGGGATCACACTGATGAACGCCCGTGCCGCGCGTCTGTCAGACCTGCTGGGTGTGCCGTCCGGCCTTCCTTCGGTCGTGAGACGTTGCATTGACGAGGCTGCGGCGAAGGGCGTGGACGTAGTCTCGCGGGACGATCTGAAACAAGCGGTGGAAGTGGAATGGGAAGTCGGTGAAAAGGGAGCGCAGAAGACATATTTTCTCCCCCAAGTCGTGAGAATGCGGAACGACTCCGGAGCCGACGAGGGGTGGGCGGTTCTCTTGGTCGATGTCACCAATTTGCGACGCCTTGACGACGCAAAGACGAAGGCCATATCGACGCTTGGGCATGAAGTGAAGACACCGGTCACCGGCATACGCATGACCCTCCACCTTCTGCTTGAGGAACAACTCGGACCATTGACTGCGGATCAGAGGGAATTGCTGCAGGCGGGGCGTGACGATTGTGAACGGTTGCTCGCGGTGCTCCAGGCTCTTCTGGAACTCGCACGCTTCGAGAGTGGTCGCGCCGGAATAAAACTTGAGCCCACTCCCGTAAACTCGGTGCTTGAACACGCGGAGGCCATGCACGGCTCAATTGTGAAACTCGCGAACCGAGAGTTGCGAGTGGAGTCCTTCCCCGACGAGCTCAGAGTCCTCGCAGATCCCATGCATGCTTCGCGCGTCCTGGGCAACTTCCTCTCCAATGCGGCGAAGTACTCCGATCCGGGAACGGCGGTGCTCGTCAAGGCTTCGCGACGTGCGGATGGATTTGTGCGCTTCTCTGTCATCAATCGAAGCCTCAGAGGCTTGACTGAGGCTGAGCAGGCGAAGGTCTTTGAGCCCTTCTACAGACGTTCAGGCGAAAATGCGGAAGGGGCCGGGCTTGGCCTCACAATCGCACGAGAGATAGCCTCCCTGCATGGAGGCAGGGTGGGGGTGTGGAGTGAAGATACTCTCGTGGAATTTTTCCTCGACCTGAAGGAGGCGATTGCATGA
- a CDS encoding DUF2934 domain-containing protein produces the protein MNTKEETPVRPARMTNTAGENAAGTPNLRTRPLHEEISERARDLWQRYGQPEGRDEEIWLEAERQLLGADSLVNNADGAVSAKQLEGAAPMQTSTPEGGERRDRGNEAGLSRMQSSTLEPAGKGRSPRRK, from the coding sequence ATGAATACAAAAGAAGAAACCCCCGTGCGCCCGGCTCGAATGACGAATACCGCCGGAGAGAATGCGGCCGGTACGCCCAACCTGCGTACGCGCCCGCTCCACGAGGAGATCTCCGAACGCGCGCGAGACCTCTGGCAACGGTATGGCCAGCCTGAAGGACGCGATGAGGAGATCTGGCTGGAGGCGGAACGGCAACTGCTGGGAGCCGACTCGCTGGTAAACAACGCCGACGGAGCCGTGTCGGCGAAGCAGCTCGAAGGCGCCGCTCCCATGCAGACTAGCACCCCGGAGGGAGGCGAGAGGAGGGACCGCGGGAACGAGGCGGGACTAAGTCGCATGCAATCGTCCACCCTCGAACCGGCGGGGAAAGGCCGGAGTCCCCGTCGGAAGTAA
- a CDS encoding DUF5670 family protein, whose amino-acid sequence MLEITAILFFLLWHLGVVSSYTLTGYMHIALMLGIASVLVRVIRGRDIMS is encoded by the coding sequence ATGCTAGAAATCACCGCTATCCTGTTCTTCCTCCTGTGGCATCTTGGCGTCGTCTCCTCATACACCCTCACCGGTTATATGCATATCGCCCTGATGCTCGGGATCGCCTCGGTGCTCGTACGCGTTATTCGCGGCCGCGACATTATGAGCTGA
- a CDS encoding phage holin family protein: MIDTLSMAGAVIDAARNRGRLALAESKLALRDALGIISLMAAALLLLMLVGLALTLAFAALVWDMEHRVLYLCLLGIGYGVAAYASVVVAKKRVSNWHPLEETSGQLAEDCEALRNHFSKSSD; the protein is encoded by the coding sequence ATGATTGACACGCTCAGCATGGCAGGGGCGGTGATTGACGCCGCTCGAAACCGCGGGCGACTCGCCCTGGCCGAATCGAAGCTCGCTCTCAGGGACGCACTCGGGATCATTTCCCTGATGGCGGCGGCACTCCTCCTGCTGATGCTGGTCGGGTTGGCTCTGACACTGGCATTCGCCGCCTTGGTTTGGGATATGGAGCACCGCGTGCTTTACCTCTGCCTTCTTGGGATCGGCTACGGAGTGGCGGCCTATGCGTCGGTAGTGGTCGCGAAAAAGCGGGTGTCGAATTGGCACCCGCTCGAGGAGACTTCAGGACAGCTCGCCGAGGATTGCGAGGCGCTCCGCAACCACTTCTCCAAAAGCAGCGATTGA
- a CDS encoding CBS domain-containing protein, translating to MLRPTMKVEEVMTPFVHCIPSVATAEEAAAIMHEYNIGTLPICDDDGMIGIITDRDLVTRVLAPGLNPRETQLAEIMTPGLIFVFADQSLRDAAEIMEQMQVRRLPVLSRGQKLVGIVSLTDIARNGQPALGGGALGVISSQGGPSFATTRGTSSSLVGGANGAKPY from the coding sequence ATGCTCCGCCCCACCATGAAAGTCGAAGAAGTGATGACTCCCTTCGTGCATTGCATCCCGTCGGTCGCCACCGCCGAGGAGGCCGCCGCAATCATGCACGAATACAATATAGGCACGCTTCCAATCTGCGACGATGACGGCATGATCGGCATCATCACGGATCGTGACCTGGTCACGCGCGTGCTGGCTCCTGGCCTCAATCCCAGGGAAACCCAGCTTGCGGAGATAATGACTCCGGGCCTGATCTTTGTATTCGCAGACCAAAGTCTTCGCGACGCGGCGGAGATCATGGAACAAATGCAGGTGAGACGCCTTCCGGTCCTAAGCCGCGGACAGAAGCTCGTCGGGATCGTCTCCCTCACCGACATCGCGCGCAATGGCCAACCGGCACTCGGAGGAGGAGCACTGGGTGTAATCTCCTCCCAAGGCGGACCGTCCTTCGCGACGACTCGCGGCACCTCAAGCTCACTCGTCGGCGGCGCTAACGGCGCCAAGCCATACTGA
- a CDS encoding PAS domain S-box protein codes for MATLWKVLSPPASRPLWVRVVGGVLASLILLALEAVWPASWGRISYPAFWLPVVAICAWAGGASAAVVPFVIGLGNQIAAFPGPEAGIYRTEFIVRFCLYIPIGLAICALGGALHHFAMLWRTSRHMGRLEFSEPAQDGPGFVWSTQNDGSEDFVNRAWTGFIGVQGGESRNRFDYIHPDDRERVRTAMDLARETLTPYHIEYRLKRHDGEYRWILEHAVPRSSGNDKFEGFIGLGTDVTAAHQERDELVFIAKLQNALASSLDLDKTADEVCKALVPAVADWCSLHTIRESDGLVEPLKIYHTDPERVAEVMQFDHTSPLAGAQTAGYIKIAREGQPHLVQRVDEAFARGTATSPQVLDFIRKLGLVSYLGVPLRVRGRVVGVMSISTAESKRVLNEETLHLMEKVAGIAAFAIENARLYRSARTALAAEEFSRRRLEHTERQFRSAWEADIFGMCIVERDGSIRSANNAFVRLTGAPVSDLETGRIRLRSRIDNREVTFGGFVWERIHSAERCEPFEKTCIRPDGEEVPVLVAASMHPDQKSCIVFVLDLKERKAFEAELESQRALLNTIINAVPAMVGYVGRDHRLTVHNRRYEEWLGVSGSELREVPVDSLPGHGRTPEETDAFRRAFAGEAASYETRFDTSGRERLAMVSLRPNVSGTGEVSGVVVHAYDITEARLLAAAVARSEKRYRTLVTASAAIVWAADTEGTVRDVYGWETFTGRRIGQDKNGDWMDATHPDDRELLGAQWSKVVKSAKPTDMYYRLRGADGRYRHVHARSAPLINADGVVEEWIGYVSDITQRVEAEQLLRRKEAELKLVVDTMPALVSYVDNRHRYVFVNQAYEKWFGVDPQTMRGRDIADFLGEKAYERVRPHLNKALSGESVRYEEYLPYEKGPPRWISATLTPHTGERGEVLGYFALIIDITDQKAAEKERAELLERYRFLADAMPQSVWTANAEGVQDYFNNRWIEYTGVTVDRDPNHWPEFIHPDDMAETRRRWLEAVATGDRYRMEHRLRDRNGNYHWFLSLAVARRDESGKVVQWVGSATNIDPQRKAYAGLAEARAELRRHADTLEQLVRQRTARLEEVNAELEAFTYSVSHDLRVPLQHIQVFVQSALDEAETAIPVDIRNNLRLACNSAERMDALITDLLAYSRISREEVEVQSIDLEFMIMEAVSNMRATIDARQAVIDVQGPMPSVTADRIGLQQVLRNLLSNAVKFVPKERKPHVKLRAEFVGGRTRLWVEDNGIGIDPKHHGEIFKMFRRVHSQGSFSGTGIGLSLVRKAMYKMGGSCGVESAPVGTRFWIEFPEMEPAPSGVSLGSTT; via the coding sequence ATGGCTACACTCTGGAAAGTCCTGTCGCCGCCCGCCTCCCGACCCCTTTGGGTGCGAGTTGTCGGCGGAGTGTTGGCCAGCCTGATTCTGTTGGCCCTTGAAGCCGTGTGGCCTGCAAGCTGGGGTCGGATATCCTACCCGGCGTTCTGGCTTCCCGTGGTGGCAATTTGCGCTTGGGCGGGAGGAGCAAGTGCGGCGGTGGTGCCATTTGTCATCGGCCTCGGAAACCAGATTGCGGCCTTCCCAGGGCCCGAAGCCGGGATCTATCGCACGGAGTTCATCGTGCGCTTTTGCCTGTACATCCCCATCGGGTTGGCGATCTGCGCCCTGGGTGGCGCCCTGCATCACTTTGCGATGCTCTGGCGCACAAGCCGGCATATGGGCCGCCTCGAGTTTTCGGAGCCTGCGCAGGATGGGCCCGGTTTCGTATGGTCGACCCAGAACGACGGATCCGAGGATTTTGTGAACCGAGCCTGGACGGGTTTCATCGGGGTGCAGGGGGGCGAGTCCAGAAACCGCTTTGATTACATCCATCCAGACGATCGCGAGCGGGTCAGGACTGCAATGGATCTCGCGCGCGAGACGCTGACGCCCTACCACATTGAGTATCGGCTGAAACGGCATGATGGGGAGTACCGTTGGATCCTCGAGCACGCGGTGCCCCGGTCGTCCGGGAACGACAAGTTTGAGGGGTTCATCGGGCTCGGAACGGATGTCACCGCGGCACATCAGGAGCGCGACGAACTTGTATTCATCGCAAAACTACAGAACGCGCTCGCCTCGTCGCTCGACCTCGACAAGACAGCCGACGAGGTCTGCAAAGCGCTCGTGCCTGCAGTCGCCGATTGGTGCTCCCTTCACACGATCCGCGAATCCGATGGGCTGGTCGAACCTCTCAAGATCTATCACACCGATCCTGAACGGGTGGCCGAAGTCATGCAATTCGACCACACGTCGCCCCTCGCAGGCGCGCAGACCGCCGGTTACATCAAGATCGCACGGGAAGGGCAGCCGCACCTGGTGCAGCGGGTTGACGAAGCGTTTGCGCGCGGCACGGCCACCAGCCCGCAGGTCCTGGACTTCATCCGGAAGCTGGGTCTTGTCTCCTATCTGGGCGTGCCGCTTCGCGTACGAGGACGCGTCGTTGGCGTCATGTCCATTTCCACTGCCGAGTCGAAGCGGGTCCTGAATGAAGAGACGCTCCATCTCATGGAAAAGGTCGCGGGCATTGCGGCTTTTGCGATCGAGAACGCACGCCTGTACCGGAGTGCGCGCACCGCGCTGGCCGCGGAGGAGTTTTCACGGCGAAGGCTCGAGCATACTGAACGGCAGTTCAGGTCGGCCTGGGAGGCGGACATTTTCGGGATGTGCATCGTCGAACGGGATGGCTCGATTCGTTCTGCGAACAATGCCTTCGTGCGGCTGACAGGTGCGCCCGTTTCCGATCTTGAGACCGGGCGGATTCGCCTGCGCTCGCGCATCGACAATCGGGAAGTGACCTTTGGCGGGTTCGTCTGGGAGCGCATCCACTCGGCGGAACGCTGCGAGCCATTTGAGAAGACATGCATCCGGCCGGACGGGGAAGAGGTTCCCGTGCTGGTCGCAGCCAGCATGCACCCGGATCAGAAATCGTGCATCGTCTTTGTCCTCGATCTCAAAGAGAGGAAGGCCTTTGAAGCCGAACTTGAAAGCCAGCGTGCGTTGCTGAACACGATCATCAATGCCGTGCCTGCGATGGTTGGATATGTGGGCCGGGATCACCGGCTCACGGTCCACAACAGGCGTTACGAGGAATGGCTAGGCGTTTCCGGAAGTGAGCTTCGCGAGGTGCCTGTCGACTCCCTTCCCGGGCATGGTCGAACACCAGAGGAGACGGACGCGTTTCGGAGGGCTTTTGCCGGTGAAGCCGCGAGTTATGAGACGCGATTTGACACCAGTGGCCGAGAACGCCTTGCGATGGTCAGCCTTCGCCCGAATGTGTCTGGTACCGGTGAGGTGAGCGGCGTGGTGGTCCACGCGTATGACATCACGGAAGCAAGGCTCCTCGCCGCTGCCGTGGCTCGCAGCGAGAAGCGTTATCGCACGCTTGTAACCGCCAGTGCCGCGATCGTCTGGGCTGCGGACACTGAAGGTACTGTGCGTGACGTGTATGGCTGGGAAACGTTCACGGGTCGTCGCATCGGGCAGGACAAGAATGGGGATTGGATGGATGCCACGCACCCGGACGACCGGGAGCTGCTGGGAGCCCAGTGGAGCAAAGTGGTAAAGAGTGCAAAGCCGACGGACATGTACTACCGCCTCCGCGGCGCTGACGGGAGATACCGTCACGTCCATGCTCGAAGCGCCCCGCTCATCAATGCCGATGGCGTGGTGGAGGAGTGGATTGGTTATGTCTCGGACATCACGCAACGCGTCGAGGCCGAGCAGCTCCTGAGGCGGAAAGAGGCCGAGCTGAAGCTGGTTGTCGATACCATGCCCGCGTTGGTGTCGTACGTGGACAACCGACATCGCTACGTCTTTGTGAACCAGGCCTACGAGAAGTGGTTCGGCGTCGATCCGCAGACGATGCGCGGCCGGGACATCGCTGACTTCCTGGGCGAGAAGGCCTACGAGAGAGTGCGCCCACACCTCAACAAGGCACTCTCCGGCGAGTCCGTGCGCTACGAGGAGTATCTGCCGTATGAAAAAGGTCCCCCGCGCTGGATCAGCGCCACACTGACGCCCCACACGGGCGAACGGGGCGAAGTGCTCGGTTACTTCGCGCTGATCATCGACATCACCGATCAAAAAGCCGCCGAGAAGGAGCGTGCCGAACTGCTGGAACGCTATCGTTTCCTGGCCGACGCCATGCCCCAGAGCGTTTGGACTGCCAACGCGGAAGGCGTGCAGGATTATTTCAACAACCGTTGGATCGAATACACGGGGGTGACAGTCGACCGTGACCCCAATCACTGGCCTGAGTTCATCCATCCGGACGATATGGCCGAGACGAGGAGACGGTGGCTGGAAGCGGTCGCCACCGGCGATCGCTATCGCATGGAACATCGGTTACGTGACCGCAACGGCAACTATCACTGGTTCCTGAGCCTTGCAGTCGCGAGGCGCGACGAATCTGGAAAGGTCGTGCAGTGGGTCGGGTCCGCGACGAACATTGATCCGCAGCGCAAGGCGTACGCGGGACTGGCGGAAGCACGCGCGGAGCTGAGGCGGCATGCAGACACGCTCGAGCAACTCGTGCGACAGCGCACGGCCCGCCTTGAGGAGGTCAACGCCGAACTCGAGGCGTTCACGTATTCGGTTTCCCATGACCTCCGTGTGCCGTTGCAGCACATTCAGGTGTTTGTCCAGTCTGCGCTCGATGAGGCCGAGACGGCCATTCCGGTCGATATCCGCAACAACCTGCGGCTCGCCTGCAATTCTGCTGAGCGAATGGATGCATTGATCACGGACCTGCTCGCGTACAGTCGCATCTCCCGCGAGGAGGTGGAGGTCCAGTCAATTGACCTTGAGTTCATGATCATGGAGGCGGTGTCGAATATGCGCGCCACCATCGATGCAAGGCAGGCGGTGATCGACGTGCAAGGGCCGATGCCCTCCGTGACTGCAGACAGGATCGGCTTGCAACAGGTCTTGAGGAATCTCCTCAGCAATGCCGTCAAATTTGTGCCGAAGGAACGCAAGCCGCATGTGAAGCTGCGAGCGGAATTCGTGGGAGGGCGCACACGACTTTGGGTCGAGGATAACGGAATTGGAATCGATCCGAAGCACCACGGTGAAATCTTCAAGATGTTCCGCCGCGTGCACAGCCAGGGCAGCTTTAGCGGGACGGGCATCGGCCTTTCACTTGTCCGAAAGGCGATGTACAAAATGGGAGGGAGCTGCGGGGTGGAATCCGCGCCGGTCGGCACGCGCTTTTGGATTGAATTCCCGGAAATGGAACCGGCGCCCTCAGGGGTTTCCCTTGGGTCGACAACCTGA
- a CDS encoding SDR family NAD(P)-dependent oxidoreductase: MQLPIHSLQGKNALVTGAGSGIGKATAKLLAAAGAQVALLGRTPEELEAVQDEIKRSGGRTLACVADVSDAAGMERAVARLAESWGALHIVVANAGVNGLWAPLEEITPDDWDHTIAINLRGTYLTVRATLPLLKKTGAGGAIVVVSSVNGTRMFSNTGATAYAVSKAGQVAFARMMALELAPFHLRINTVCPGAIRTKIDENTERRDLEKIRVPVEFPAGVVPLTDGEPGNSDQVAQLVWFLVSEASTHITGTEVFIDGAQSLLQG, encoded by the coding sequence ATGCAGCTCCCCATTCACTCTCTCCAGGGAAAGAACGCCCTTGTCACCGGTGCCGGATCCGGAATTGGTAAAGCCACGGCAAAGCTATTGGCAGCCGCAGGCGCGCAGGTCGCGCTGCTCGGCCGAACGCCAGAGGAACTGGAGGCCGTTCAGGATGAAATCAAGCGCAGCGGAGGACGAACGCTTGCGTGCGTCGCCGATGTCTCCGACGCGGCAGGGATGGAACGTGCGGTTGCGCGGCTCGCCGAGTCTTGGGGAGCCCTCCACATTGTTGTGGCAAACGCCGGGGTAAACGGGCTCTGGGCGCCGTTGGAGGAAATCACTCCTGACGACTGGGATCACACAATCGCCATCAACCTCAGGGGCACGTACCTGACGGTGCGGGCGACCCTGCCCCTGTTGAAGAAGACCGGAGCAGGAGGGGCGATTGTCGTTGTCTCGTCTGTGAATGGTACCCGGATGTTCAGCAACACCGGCGCCACCGCCTACGCGGTCTCGAAGGCCGGACAAGTCGCATTTGCCAGGATGATGGCGCTCGAGCTGGCCCCGTTTCACCTCCGAATCAATACGGTGTGCCCGGGCGCGATCCGGACGAAGATTGACGAGAATACGGAGCGCCGCGACCTGGAGAAGATTCGCGTGCCCGTGGAGTTTCCGGCTGGAGTCGTCCCCCTCACGGATGGCGAACCAGGGAACTCTGACCAAGTCGCGCAGTTGGTGTGGTTTCTTGTCAGCGAGGCCTCGACCCATATCACGGGCACAGAGGTGTTCATCGATGGTGCGCAATCGCTTCTGCAGGGATAA
- a CDS encoding glutaredoxin family protein, whose translation MQSLPHLYIKPGCPWCDSAMAFLDSHGVSYQKHDITQDSGAKTRMEEVSGQGKVPTLDWNGTILADFGEEELVPFLRDRKVKLEDS comes from the coding sequence ATGCAATCCCTTCCTCACCTTTACATCAAGCCCGGCTGCCCGTGGTGCGATTCAGCCATGGCCTTTCTGGACTCGCATGGAGTCTCCTATCAGAAGCACGACATCACGCAGGATTCCGGGGCGAAAACCCGGATGGAGGAGGTATCCGGGCAAGGGAAGGTTCCGACTCTCGACTGGAACGGCACCATTCTCGCCGATTTTGGCGAGGAGGAACTCGTCCCGTTCCTCCGCGACCGGAAGGTAAAGCTTGAAGATAGTTGA
- a CDS encoding response regulator, translating into MRPSSDHDSRIRGNLPSGGRILVIDDQPSMRRVCEFALRGDGLVADGETSPIRALARLAEGEHFDAILLDHAMPEMEGIVLLRALESVTGHGPVVFASAHADGAIAREAMGHGVWDFLAKPFTPVGLRRAIRRILMRANAVAQGDRRALALLHANRREFALARRAIEASARSEDMLLLGLLLDIQGMRDGAERCFSACGWPLNWARGGPDIWGLLAQQLDV; encoded by the coding sequence ATGCGGCCAAGCAGCGATCACGATAGCCGGATACGCGGCAACCTTCCCTCCGGGGGAAGAATCCTTGTCATAGACGACCAGCCAAGCATGCGTCGCGTCTGCGAGTTTGCACTGAGAGGAGATGGCTTGGTCGCGGACGGGGAGACGTCGCCGATACGCGCGCTCGCCCGCTTGGCGGAGGGCGAACATTTTGATGCGATCCTACTCGACCATGCGATGCCCGAAATGGAGGGTATCGTCCTGCTGCGGGCGCTCGAGTCCGTGACGGGCCACGGGCCGGTTGTGTTCGCGAGCGCACATGCCGATGGCGCAATTGCCCGCGAAGCAATGGGGCACGGCGTCTGGGATTTCCTTGCGAAGCCGTTCACCCCGGTCGGTCTCAGGCGCGCCATCCGCAGGATTCTCATGCGTGCCAATGCCGTCGCCCAGGGCGACCGACGGGCGCTCGCCCTGCTGCATGCCAACCGACGTGAATTCGCACTTGCGCGCCGTGCCATCGAGGCGTCCGCACGCTCGGAAGACATGCTGCTTTTGGGGCTCCTCCTCGACATCCAGGGAATGCGAGATGGCGCGGAGCGTTGCTTCAGCGCCTGCGGATGGCCCTTGAACTGGGCAAGAGGAGGGCCGGACATATGGGGTCTCCTCGCCCAGCAACTGGACGTCTGA
- a CDS encoding DUF4142 domain-containing protein, translated as MKTHLFLSTTQRRSLGVLLALSVASFASAQTHTQNTDPSTRQGSEVSRSTNSGDTVRSGTTDDMNRSGAHGTGNAAGSDYTGNTAGNASRELSGGDRRAVMKAHKLNEKEVALSRIAQERATNPEIKAFAAEMVREHQNVGNELQQFVQRRNIQFDQDDRADVRAEEKKWLDKRGDDFDKDYVKAMIDAHEDTIDVLERAAESKDSELAAWGNKTLPSVRMHLKRAEALRKQIRD; from the coding sequence ATGAAAACACATCTCTTCCTTAGCACTACGCAGCGCCGTTCCCTCGGCGTGCTCCTCGCGTTGTCCGTTGCATCATTTGCCTCGGCTCAAACGCACACCCAAAACACCGACCCCTCGACGCGCCAGGGCTCTGAAGTGAGCCGCTCCACCAATTCTGGTGACACGGTTCGCAGCGGAACGACCGACGATATGAATCGTTCGGGCGCGCATGGCACCGGAAATGCCGCGGGTTCCGACTACACGGGCAACACGGCTGGGAATGCCTCACGTGAATTGTCCGGCGGAGATCGCCGTGCAGTCATGAAGGCGCACAAGCTCAACGAAAAGGAGGTGGCCCTTTCGCGCATCGCCCAGGAACGCGCCACCAATCCCGAGATTAAAGCCTTTGCGGCCGAGATGGTTCGCGAGCACCAGAATGTCGGCAACGAACTCCAGCAGTTCGTTCAGCGCCGCAACATCCAGTTCGACCAGGATGATCGCGCCGACGTGCGCGCGGAGGAGAAGAAGTGGCTCGACAAGCGTGGCGACGACTTTGACAAGGATTATGTCAAGGCGATGATCGACGCTCACGAAGACACCATTGACGTACTTGAGCGTGCGGCGGAGTCGAAGGACTCGGAACTCGCCGCCTGGGGTAACAAGACCCTCCCGAGCGTTCGCATGCACCTGAAGCGTGCCGAGGCGCTCCGCAAGCAGATCCGCGACTGA